The genomic segment CGGCCTTGATGAGTTTTATATAAATGATAATTTATTTTCAAATCCTTTATTTGAAGAAGCACTCCATATAAATAGAAAAATTGTTGAAAGAGATATGGATTTTGGTGGAAAAGATGTTTTAGATGTCTTAAAAGAAGTTATTGATAATGCCAAAAAAGGAAATAATGTAAAAATTCAAAGATATAAAGGTCTTGGTGAGATGAACCCTGACCAGCTTTGGGAAACTACTATGAATCCTGAAAATAGACGTTTATTAAAAGTAAATATACAAGATGCACAAAGTGCAAGTGATACATTTAATTTATTTATGGGTGATGAAGTTGAACCAAGAAGAAATTATATTCAAGAACATGCAAAAGATGTAAAACATTTGGATATTTAATGAAAAATGCACAAAATGTAGAGCGATCTCATCGTTTTAAAATAGCCTTAAAGATTGCTCTACCTTTTATTGCTATAATAGCCTTTTTATCATATATATTTTTTAAAACAAACAATATAAGTAGTAAAGATATTATTCTTTTTACATTGCTTACTTTTTGCTATGTATACTTTACTACTTATATGATGTATCAAAGTTTTAAAGATAATGTGCTTGATAGTGTTGTAGATGTTTTTCATAGAAAAAAAATAATAGAAATTATCTCAAAAAAAATAAAAAAATATCATGAAAACGATAATTTAATTTTATTAAATTTTAAAAATATAGATGATATTTCCCAAAGATATGGATTAAATTTTGGAGATGAAATTTTAAGAAAAGGAGTTGGAAAATTAATAGATTTTTTAGAAAAAAATAAAATAAAAGATAGCGAAATTGGAAGATATAGTGGTGGATATTTTTTAATTTTTGCAAATGCAAATAAGGCATATATTACACATATTCTAAATATTTTTTCTAAAAAAATACAAAATGATGGTATAAATGATATTGAAATAAAAACTAATTTTGCTTTAGTCAATGCTAATTATTCAAAAGATTTAAAAAATAGTATAAATTTTTTATTAAATGATATAAATGGTAATGAATATAGCCATAATAATATAAATGAGTATGAAAATGAAGTTTGTAAAAGTATAGATGATTTAAATTTTATCTTTAAAACTCAAAAGATTATAAGTTTAAATGATAATTCTTATCTTTATTCAGTTGTTCCTATATTAAAAACAAACAATTTTG from the Campylobacter pinnipediorum subsp. pinnipediorum genome contains:
- a CDS encoding EAL domain-containing protein, which gives rise to MKNAQNVERSHRFKIALKIALPFIAIIAFLSYIFFKTNNISSKDIILFTLLTFCYVYFTTYMMYQSFKDNVLDSVVDVFHRKKIIEIISKKIKKYHENDNLILLNFKNIDDISQRYGLNFGDEILRKGVGKLIDFLEKNKIKDSEIGRYSGGYFLIFANANKAYITHILNIFSKKIQNDGINDIEIKTNFALVNANYSKDLKNSINFLLNDINGNEYSHNNINEYENEVCKSIDDLNFIFKTQKIISLNDNSYLYSVVPILKTNNFGKISKTIFMDIANKNGYEITLDKNIFSEFFKKVTIKENEKFILDVSAVSIRNNTFLNFLKDFIEKNNIDPKNIIFEFNEHEIYTHIKRFDEIIKMYKKLGFSFAISHFGGKNSFFTYFLNLKIDYIIYDISISKNYEKEKIKNVFLKFNEICKELGIKSIIKFVEKAEVLEFAKENKVDFIQGFFIEKPKEV